The Pyxidicoccus sp. MSG2 DNA segment TGGACCTCGGCCGCTGGCTGGGCGAGGAGTACCGCGTGCCCGACCGCCAGGCGGATGAGCAGGAGGACGAGCTGCCCTCCGCCCATCACCCTGACCGGCAGGGCGGAGACGCGTGAGCGGCTTCGTCGACCTGCACTGCCACCTGCTGCCCGGGGTGGATGACGGCGCCCGCTCCCTCGAGGATGCACTGGAGATGGCGCGCGCCCTGGTCGACCTCGGCTTCTCCACCGTCGCCCCCAGCCCCCACGCCCGTCCCGAGTACGCCCCCGTCGACGTGGTGGACGCGAAGCGCGCGGAGCTGGCCGCCGCCCTGGAGCGAGAGCGCATCCCCCTGACGCTGGGGCGCAACGCGGAGAACGTGCTCGACGATGCCTTCCTGCGCGGCCTGGGCACCCCGTCCGCGCGCACGCTGGGCCCCGGGCGCTACGCGCTGGTGGAGCTGCCCTACACCGCCCCCGTGCCGGCCCTTCCGGACATCCTCTTCCGCATCCGGACCAAGGGCGTGGTGCCGCTGCTGGCGCACCCCGAGCGCTGCCTGGAGTTCGAGCGCAAGGGCCGCGCGGCGGAGGCCGTCCGGGCGGGGGCGCTGCTCCAGCTCGACGTGGGGGCGCTCACCGGCCGCTATGGCCCCATGCCGAAGAAGCTCGCCCGCGCCTTCCTGGACGACGGCCTGTACGCTGTGGCCGCCACGGACCTGCACGCCCCGGTGGGAGCCCGGGATTGGGTGGGTCGCTCGCTGGCGGAGCTGCGGAGCAGGGCAGGGGAGCAGGCCTTCGTCCGGCTCATGCGGGAGCACCCCTCCCGGCTGCTCGCGGGAGAGTCGCTGGAGTCTGACCCGGACTGACGGTATACCCGGCCGCCGTGAAACGCGCCGTCAAGCTGCTGGCCAGTCTGCTGGTCACCTTCCTCTTCATGTGGTGGGCCTTCCGTGACACGGACTGGGCCACCCAGGTTGCCAGCCTCAAGGCGGCCAACTACGCGTGGCTGGTGCCGTACTTCGGCTGCCTCCTCGCCATCCACCTGTTCCGCACGCTGCGGTGGGGGTGCCTGCTGTCGGGCCTGGAGAAGGTGCCCTTCCGCAAGCTCAACGAGGCCTCCGGCATCGGCTTCATGATGTTGCTGGTACTGCCCTTCCGTCTGGGCGAGTTCGCACGGCCCTTCCTCATCGCCCAGCGCAGCTCCATCCGCCGCAGCGCCGCCATGACGTCCGTGGTGCTGGAGCGAATCGTCGACGGCCTCTTCGTCGCGGCGATGATGCGCGGACTGCTCTTCTTCGTCCCCACCGAGACGCCCGAGGTCCGCTACGTCAAGTGGGGCTCCTGGGTGCTGTTCGGCGTGTTCGGCGGCGGGCTCGCGTTCCTCCTCTTCGGCCTCTGGCAGCAGGAGCGCACGGTGCGGCTGGTGCGCGCCACGGTGGGCCGCTTCGCCCCGGGCGTGGCCCACAAGGTGGCGGACATCGTCGATACCTTCGTCGGCGCCATGCGGCAGCTCCCCGACGGCAAGCACATCGCGCTCTTCTTCCTCTACACGGCGCTGTACTGGGGGGTGAACGGGTTCGGCATGGCCCTGCTCGCCAACGCCTTTGACTGTTCGGGCGCGGCGGTGGGCACGGCCTGCCAGCCGATGACCCTGTCCTTCTTCCAGGCCTACGTCGTGCTCGGCGTGCTGGTGGTGGGGCTGATGATTCCCGCGGCGCCGGGGATGATGGGCACCTTCCAGGCCGCCACCAAGGTGGGCCTCGGCCTCTTCCTCCCGGCGGCGGTGGTGAACGCCAGCGGGCTCGCCTACGCCAACGTCATGTGGCTGTGCCAGACGGTGCAGCAGGTGGGGCTGGGCCTCATCCTGCTCTCCGTCGGCCACCTGTCCTTCAAGGACATCGCCGGCAAGCTGGACAAGGAAGGCGAGGCCGCGGCGCCCTCCGCCTGACGGGGCCCGTGAAACGCCACGGGGCCGCGGCGAACCTTCGCGCGCGGCCCCGGGACTGTCGGAACGGCGGGTGACTCAAGGCGCCGGCGTGGTGGCCTGCTCGGACTTCTCGGGCGCCGCTTCCTTGCCCGTCACCATGCCCTTCACCTTCTTCACGGCGGAGGACGGGTCGATGTTGCCCTTGTAGGTGCCGAAGGGCGTGTCGATTTCCTGCTCGCGCTTCTCCTTGG contains these protein-coding regions:
- a CDS encoding lysylphosphatidylglycerol synthase transmembrane domain-containing protein, which encodes MKRAVKLLASLLVTFLFMWWAFRDTDWATQVASLKAANYAWLVPYFGCLLAIHLFRTLRWGCLLSGLEKVPFRKLNEASGIGFMMLLVLPFRLGEFARPFLIAQRSSIRRSAAMTSVVLERIVDGLFVAAMMRGLLFFVPTETPEVRYVKWGSWVLFGVFGGGLAFLLFGLWQQERTVRLVRATVGRFAPGVAHKVADIVDTFVGAMRQLPDGKHIALFFLYTALYWGVNGFGMALLANAFDCSGAAVGTACQPMTLSFFQAYVVLGVLVVGLMIPAAPGMMGTFQAATKVGLGLFLPAAVVNASGLAYANVMWLCQTVQQVGLGLILLSVGHLSFKDIAGKLDKEGEAAAPSA
- a CDS encoding tyrosine-protein phosphatase; translated protein: MSGFVDLHCHLLPGVDDGARSLEDALEMARALVDLGFSTVAPSPHARPEYAPVDVVDAKRAELAAALERERIPLTLGRNAENVLDDAFLRGLGTPSARTLGPGRYALVELPYTAPVPALPDILFRIRTKGVVPLLAHPERCLEFERKGRAAEAVRAGALLQLDVGALTGRYGPMPKKLARAFLDDGLYAVAATDLHAPVGARDWVGRSLAELRSRAGEQAFVRLMREHPSRLLAGESLESDPD
- a CDS encoding DNA gyrase inhibitor YacG — protein: MPATKCSICQKPVAPRAENASFPFCSRRCRAVDLGRWLGEEYRVPDRQADEQEDELPSAHHPDRQGGDA